A stretch of Triticum aestivum cultivar Chinese Spring chromosome 1D, IWGSC CS RefSeq v2.1, whole genome shotgun sequence DNA encodes these proteins:
- the LOC123171186 gene encoding uncharacterized protein isoform X1: protein MLSRRSPRRISEEEFFLCAHFSEEDFDNERGSTCSPPIVFQLPRRRETGAATTMPAGGTKTRFGRCPYCRAMICQSTAAAIYYCTKCRTPIRGKNTEPTDDETDNTLSSLEILSAVDTESVFSDELEGSSTQPSVIDVDGDQPPFSCGYNSNSDANSQGIAAASSPSPYRGFGSPRAGQPRSNSCVSRGVEDGRVGSDGQDEVRVVRPVNSRVDALRASSRRTRRASSASDPSILRRRDFSVPDPEEAPRNASSGQQLRQSALSSRELRTSASVSAVTASPLTDPAFQRDLLHALDKLRGMIANIELQPRSTSGGSGAVTRRDTRLFRRLESRLAEELPAENAAARGPRQNGYSSTGSASWSSSTSSSNSHGERRAARPRKRRQCLPVLGGAPFVVCGGCSELLHAPTSAVPSRRRGNIIRLRCGGCEEVLEVALPAAAGIAGPARQTSGVSGSGELERAAGRSGGAGAQQVPLLLHRALGYDSMSQLLQSRRY, encoded by the exons ATGCTATCGCGCAGAAGCCCACGAAGAATCTCTGAAGAAGAATTTTTTTTGTGTGCACATTTCTCTGAAGAAGATTTTGACAACGAGAGAG GTAGTACCTGCTCTCCACCCATCGTTTTTCAGCTTCCAAGAAGAAGAGAAACAGGGGCGGCGACGACGATGCCGGCCGGGGGCACCAAGACGCGGTTCGGCCGGTGCCCGTACTGCCGCGCCATGATCTGCCagagcaccgccgccgccatctACTACTGCACCAAATGCCGCACTCCCATCCGAG GCAAGAACACGGAGCCGACGGACGATGAAACGGACAACACTCTCAGCAGTCTGGAGATCCTCTCGGCCGTCGACACCGAGTCGGTCTTCTCCGACGAGCTCGAGGGTTCCTCTACGCAGCCTTCAGTCATCGACGTCGACGGCGACCAGCCGCCCTTCTCGTGCGGCTACAACTCCAACTCCGATGCCAACAGCCAGGGGATTGCGGCTGCTTCCTCGCCGTCGCCGTACAGAGGCTTCGGTTCACCACGGGCCGGCCAACCTCGGAGCAATAGCTGCGTATCTCGGGGCGTCGAAGACGGCCGCGTCGGCTCGGATGGGCAAGACGAGGTTCGAGTCGTTCGACCGGTGAACAGTCGCGTCGATGCGCTCCGGGCGTCGTCTCGGCGGACGAGGCGGGCGTCGAGTGCTTCAGACCCGAGCATTCTGCGTCGACGGGACTTCTCTGTCCCGGACCCCGAGGAGGCGCCAAGGAACGCGTCGTCCGGGCAGCAGCTCCGGCAATCGGCGCTGAGCTCTAGGGAGCTCCGGACGTCTGCCAGCGTGTCCGCTGTCACGGCGTCGCCCCTGACGGACCCGGCGTTCCAAAGGGACCTGCTGCACGCGCTGGACAAGCTCCGGGGCATGATCGCCAACATCGAGCTGCAGCCGCGGTCGACGAGCGGCGGGAGCGGGGCGGTGACGCGGCGCGACACTCGTTTGTTCCGGCGGCTGGAGTCGCGGCTCGCCGAGGAGCTTCCCGCCGAGAACGCGGCGGCACGTGGCCCGCGCCAGAACGGTTACTCGAGCACCGGCTCCGCCTCGTGGTCGtcgtcgacgtcgtcgtccaacagcCACGGCGAGCGGCGCGCGGCGAGGCCGCGGAAGAGGCGCCAGTGCCTCCCGGTCCTGGGGGGCGCGCCGTTCGTTGTCTGCGGCGGGTGCTCCGAGCTTCTCCATGCGCCCACGTCGGCGGTGCCGTCGAGGAGGAGGGGAAACATCATCAGGCTGCGGTGCGGCGGGTGCGAGGAAGTGCTCGAGGTGGCGCTTCCCGCGGCTGCGGGTATCGCTGGCCCCGCGCGGCAGACGAGCGGGGTGTCCGGCTCGGGTGAGCTGGAACGCGCGGCGGGCAGGAGCGGCGGTGCCGGTGCGCAGCAGGTGCCGTTGCTGCTGCACCGCGCGCTGGGGTACGACTCGATGAGCCAGCTTCTGCAGAGCCGGCGGTACTGA
- the LOC123171186 gene encoding uncharacterized protein isoform X2 has translation MPAGGTKTRFGRCPYCRAMICQSTAAAIYYCTKCRTPIRGKNTEPTDDETDNTLSSLEILSAVDTESVFSDELEGSSTQPSVIDVDGDQPPFSCGYNSNSDANSQGIAAASSPSPYRGFGSPRAGQPRSNSCVSRGVEDGRVGSDGQDEVRVVRPVNSRVDALRASSRRTRRASSASDPSILRRRDFSVPDPEEAPRNASSGQQLRQSALSSRELRTSASVSAVTASPLTDPAFQRDLLHALDKLRGMIANIELQPRSTSGGSGAVTRRDTRLFRRLESRLAEELPAENAAARGPRQNGYSSTGSASWSSSTSSSNSHGERRAARPRKRRQCLPVLGGAPFVVCGGCSELLHAPTSAVPSRRRGNIIRLRCGGCEEVLEVALPAAAGIAGPARQTSGVSGSGELERAAGRSGGAGAQQVPLLLHRALGYDSMSQLLQSRRY, from the exons ATGCCGGCCGGGGGCACCAAGACGCGGTTCGGCCGGTGCCCGTACTGCCGCGCCATGATCTGCCagagcaccgccgccgccatctACTACTGCACCAAATGCCGCACTCCCATCCGAG GCAAGAACACGGAGCCGACGGACGATGAAACGGACAACACTCTCAGCAGTCTGGAGATCCTCTCGGCCGTCGACACCGAGTCGGTCTTCTCCGACGAGCTCGAGGGTTCCTCTACGCAGCCTTCAGTCATCGACGTCGACGGCGACCAGCCGCCCTTCTCGTGCGGCTACAACTCCAACTCCGATGCCAACAGCCAGGGGATTGCGGCTGCTTCCTCGCCGTCGCCGTACAGAGGCTTCGGTTCACCACGGGCCGGCCAACCTCGGAGCAATAGCTGCGTATCTCGGGGCGTCGAAGACGGCCGCGTCGGCTCGGATGGGCAAGACGAGGTTCGAGTCGTTCGACCGGTGAACAGTCGCGTCGATGCGCTCCGGGCGTCGTCTCGGCGGACGAGGCGGGCGTCGAGTGCTTCAGACCCGAGCATTCTGCGTCGACGGGACTTCTCTGTCCCGGACCCCGAGGAGGCGCCAAGGAACGCGTCGTCCGGGCAGCAGCTCCGGCAATCGGCGCTGAGCTCTAGGGAGCTCCGGACGTCTGCCAGCGTGTCCGCTGTCACGGCGTCGCCCCTGACGGACCCGGCGTTCCAAAGGGACCTGCTGCACGCGCTGGACAAGCTCCGGGGCATGATCGCCAACATCGAGCTGCAGCCGCGGTCGACGAGCGGCGGGAGCGGGGCGGTGACGCGGCGCGACACTCGTTTGTTCCGGCGGCTGGAGTCGCGGCTCGCCGAGGAGCTTCCCGCCGAGAACGCGGCGGCACGTGGCCCGCGCCAGAACGGTTACTCGAGCACCGGCTCCGCCTCGTGGTCGtcgtcgacgtcgtcgtccaacagcCACGGCGAGCGGCGCGCGGCGAGGCCGCGGAAGAGGCGCCAGTGCCTCCCGGTCCTGGGGGGCGCGCCGTTCGTTGTCTGCGGCGGGTGCTCCGAGCTTCTCCATGCGCCCACGTCGGCGGTGCCGTCGAGGAGGAGGGGAAACATCATCAGGCTGCGGTGCGGCGGGTGCGAGGAAGTGCTCGAGGTGGCGCTTCCCGCGGCTGCGGGTATCGCTGGCCCCGCGCGGCAGACGAGCGGGGTGTCCGGCTCGGGTGAGCTGGAACGCGCGGCGGGCAGGAGCGGCGGTGCCGGTGCGCAGCAGGTGCCGTTGCTGCTGCACCGCGCGCTGGGGTACGACTCGATGAGCCAGCTTCTGCAGAGCCGGCGGTACTGA
- the LOC123182374 gene encoding thioredoxin H5: protein MGCCGSNPVDEEEHLDYSSGNVTLITDLKSWEKKVEDATDANKTLVVKFSAVWCGPCRIAAPTYAELSLKHSDLVFVSVDVDELPELVTEFEVRATPTFIFLRDKKEIDKMVGGNQADLQQKFEPYCRPGDEVMSKQSFEDKT, encoded by the exons ATGGGATGCTGCGGCAGC AACCCTGTAGATGAGGAGGAACACCTAGACTACAGCTCTGGGAATGTGACTCTTATAACCGATCTAAAGAGCTGGGAGAAGAAAGTGGAAGATGCAACTGACGCCAATAAAACA CTTGTTGTAAAATTCAGCGCAGTATGGTGTGGCCCGTGTAGGATCGCTGCTCCTACGTACGCCGAACTCTCTTTGAAGCATTCCGATCTTGTTTTCGTGTCTGTGGACGTAGACGAACTACCG GAACTGGTCACGGAATTCGAGGTACGTGCCACGCCGACATTCATCTTCTTGAGAGATAAGAAGGAGATCGACAAGATGGTGGGGGGGAACCAGGCCGATCTTCAGCAGAAGTTCGAACCATACTGCCGGCCAGGTGACGAAGTTATGAGTAAACAGTCTTTCGAGGACAAAACCTGA
- the LOC123182372 gene encoding serine/threonine-protein kinase STN8, chloroplastic: protein MASSSLLPPPTFANKHHALLHPHGARHRLIRCGAAPTDGGAGDELLSGALHLGRPDPVVATVVSDTGTDGWGDLFTELKRSLQADSSDPAASDAASIGAGAGAAVPDGLLSSPLAGEAANANAALVVPDGALTSAPDSATDGVGAAVDAIPDELLSALHLDASSPAVRVADDALSRMEELTAGMNEAERWALFGVVAVTWLYLTARPGVLSGAVDTYVFAPLQQALDTLLGRRSLKMSDFVVGERIGEGSFGVVYSGAVVPRGGPAVEERAGRAKTKLQLDDRYKEKVILKKIKVGTVGAKECGDYEEWFNYRVARAAPESCADFMGSFVADKTKSEFVKGGKWLVWKFEGDRTLGNYVTDRGFPANLEPLMFGRALRGVDALTRAALVVKQVMRQLVTSLRRIHDTGIVHRDIKPSNLVVTRRGQVKLIDFGAATDLRIGKNYVPDRTLLDPDYCPPELYVLPEETPTPPAEPIAAILSPILWQLNSPDLFDMYSAGIVLMQMATPALRSPSGLKNFNSELKAAGYDLNRWRETTRRRPDLQILDLDSGRGWDLATKLIAQREKGRLSAAAALRHPYFLLGGDRAAAVLSKLQLTK from the exons atggcctcctcctccctcctgccCCCGCCCACCTTCGCCAACAAGCACCATGCGCTGCTCCACCCGCACGGTGCCAGGCACCGGCTGATCAGGTGCGGTGCCGCGCCCACCGACGGCGGCGCGGGGGACGAGCTCCTCAGCGGCGCGCTGCACCTGGGCAGGCCCGACCCGGTGGTGGCGACCGTGGTCAGCGACACGGGCACCGATGGCTGGGGTGACCTTTTCACCGAGCTCAAGAGGTCGCTGCAGGCGGACTCGTCCGACCCGGCCGCCAGCGATGCGGCATCcatcggcgccggcgccggcgcggctGTCCCGGACGGGCTCCTGAGCTCGCCTCTGGCCGGCGAAGCGGCCAATGCCAACGCGGCCCTCGTCGTCCCGGACGGGGCCCTGACGAGCGCGCCGGACTCGGCGACGGACGGTGTCGGCGCGGCCGTGGACGCCATCCCGGACGAGCTCCTCAGCGCGCTGCACCTGGACGCGTCCAGCCCGGCGGTGCGCGTGGCGGACGACGCGCTGTCCCGGATGGAGGAGCTGACGGCGGGGATGAACGAGGCGGAGCGGTGGGCGCTGTTTGGGGTGGTGGCGGTGACGTGGCTGTACCTGACGGCGCGGCCCGGGGTGCTGAGCGGCGCGGTGGACACGTACGTGTTCGCGCCGCTGCAGCAGGCGCTGGACACGCTGCTGGGGCGGCGGAGCCTGAAGATGAGCGACTTCGTGGTGGGCGAGCGCATCGGGGAGGGGTCGTTCGGGGTGGTGTACTCCGGCGCCGTGGTGCCCAGGGGCGGGCCCGCCGTCGAGGAGAGGGCCGGCAGGGCCAAGACTAAGCTCCAGCTCGACGACCGGTACAAGGAGAAGGTCATACTCAAGAAG ATAAAAGTGGGGACAGTTGGAGCCAAGGAGTGCGGCGACTACGAGGAGTGGTTCAACTACCGGGTGGCGAGGGCGGCGCCGGAGTCGTGCGCGGATTTCATGGGGAGCTTCGTCGCCGACAAGACCAAGTCCGAGTTCGTCAAGGGCGGCAAGTGGCTCGTCTGGAAATTTGAG GGCGACCGGACGCTGGGCAACTACGTGACGGACCGGGGCTTCCCGGCGAACCTGGAGCCGCTCATGTTCGGGCGCGCGCTGCGGGGCGTGGACGCGCTCACCCGCGCCGCCCTGGTGGTGAAGCAGGTGATGCGGCAGCTCGTCACCTCGCTCCGCCGCATCCACGACACCGGCATCGTCCACCGCGACATCAAGCCCTCCAACCTCGTGGTCACCCGCCGGGGCCAGgtcaagctcatcgacttcggcgCCGCCACCGACCTGCGCATTGGCAAGAACTACGTGCCCGACCGCACCCTGCTCGACCCGGACTACTGCCCGCCCGAGCTCTACGTGCTCCCCGAGGAGACCCccacgccgcccgccgagcccatcgccgCCATCCTCTCCCCGATCCTCTGGCAGCTCAACAGCCCCGACCTCTTCGACATGTACTCAGCCGGGATCGTGCTCATGCAGATGGCCACGCCGGCGCTCAGGTCGCCCTCGGGCCTCAAGAACTTCAACTCCGAGCTCAAGGCCGCCGGCTACGACCTCAACAGGTGGCGGGAGACCACGCGCCGGAGACCCGACCTGCAGATCCTGGACCTCGACTCCGGCAGAGGCTGGGACCTGGCCACCAAGCTCATCGCGCAGCGGGAGAAGGGGcggctctccgccgccgccgcgctccggcACCCCTATTTCCTGCTTGGCGGAGATCGGGCCGCCGCCGTCCTGTCAAAGCTGCAGCTCACCAAATAG
- the LOC123182373 gene encoding ubiquitin-conjugating enzyme E2-17 kDa has translation MASKRILKELKDLQKDPPTSCSAGPAGEDMFHWQATIMGPPDSPYAGGVFLVNIHFPPDYPFKPPKVSFKTKVFHPNINSNGSICLDILKEQWSPALTISKVLLSICSLLTDPNPDDPLVPEIAHMYKTDRSKYETTARSWTQKYAMG, from the exons ATGGCATCAAAGCGCATCCTCAAGGAACTGAAGGACCTGCAGAAGGACCCGCCCACATCATGCAGCGCAG GTCCTGCTGGTGAGGACATGTTTCATTGGCAAGCAACAATTATGGGACCCCCTGACAGTCCCTATGCCGGTGGTGTTTTCTTAGTGAACATTCATTTCCCTCCGGATTACCCCTTCAAGCCACCAAAG GTATCTTTTAAGACAAAGGTCTTCCATCCTAATATCAACAGCAATGGAAGCATATGCCTTGATATTCTTAAGGAGCAGTGGAGCCCTGCTTTGACGATCTCTAAG GTCTTGCTCTCTATCTGTTCCCTGCTGACCGATCCCAACCCGGATGATCCCCTTGTTCCCGAGATTGCCCACATGTACAAGACGGACCGGTCAAAGTATGAGACGACAGCCCGCAGCTGGACGCAGAAGTACGCCATGGGTTGA